A window of Garra rufa chromosome 16, GarRuf1.0, whole genome shotgun sequence contains these coding sequences:
- the LOC141288962 gene encoding protocadherin beta-15-like produces MAKDFYQNGCARWRVFFHPQWQVLFFISCYIPFAVSQIRYSIPEEMSKGSLIGNVAQDLGLDLKRLRTGRARIVTGESTQYAELKTDKGILVVSERIDREKLCGDITPCSFSFEIILENPIELHQVTVEIIDDQNDNAPQVLYPVQSGASVVAEIVPRSADVGYLVTKVVAVDVDSGQNAWLSYKLQKATDRALFEVGLQNGEIRTVRQVTDKDAVKQRLTVVVEDNGQPSRSATVNVNVAVADSFPEVLSEFTDFTHDKDYNDNLTFYLVLALAVVSFLFIVSIIAILLVKCYRWRRERVFYKSGANLPVIPYYPPLYADVGATGTLQHVYNYEVCRTTDSRKIDLKYGRPCSESIISLDTSGTQTLTYAQREKQSNQEFDDQFIRVDS; encoded by the exons ATGGCTAAGGATTTTTATCAAAATGGATGCGCTCGGTGGCGTGTTTTCTTCCACCCGCAGTGGCAAGTATTGTTTTTCATCTCGTGCTACATTCCTTTTGCCGTCTCTCAAATCCGCTACTCCATTCCTGAAGAAATGAGTAAAGGCTCGCTTATTGGTAATGTAGCACAGGATCTGGGGCTTGATTTGAAAAGGCTTCGAACGGGTCGAGCGCGTATTGTGACCGGAGAAAGCACTCAGTACGCTGAGCTTAAAACAGACAAAGGAATTCTAGTCGTGAGTGAGAGAATAGACCGAGAGAAGCTTTGCGGCGACATCACGCCATGCAGCTTCAGTTTCGAGATCATTCTTGAAAACCCTATTGAACTGCATCAGGTAACCGTTGAAATCATAGAC GACCAGAATGACAACGCGCCTCAGGTTCTGTATCCGGTCCAGTCAGGTGCTTCTGTGGTGGCTGAAATAGTGCCTCGCTCGGCTGATGTGGGTTATCTGGTGACTAAAGTGGTGGCTGTTGATGTGGACTCTGGACAGAATGCCTGGCTCTCATATAAACTGCAGAAAGCCACAGACAGGGCGCTGTTTGAAGTGGGCTTACAGAATGGAGAAATAAGAACTGTACGCCAAGTGACAGATAAAGACGCTGTGAAACAAAGACTCACTGTTGTAGTGGAGGACAACGGGCAGCCCTCTCGATCAGCTACAGTCAATGTTAATGTGGCGGTGGCGGACAGCTTCCCTGAAGTGCTCTCGGAATTTACTGACTTTACGCACGACAAGGACTACAACGACAACCTGACGTTCTATCTGGTCTTGGCATTGGCTGTAGTTTCCTTTCTCTTTATCGTGTCTATCATTGCCATACTGTTAGTCAAATGCTACAGATGGAGACGCGAGCGGGTGTTTTACAAATCTGGAGCGAATCTTCCAGTTATTCCGTATTATCCGCCTCTTTACGCAGACGTAGGGGCCACAGGAACTTTACAGCACGTGTACAATTATGAGGTTTGCAGAACCACTGACTCCAGAAAGATTGATCTAAAATACGGCAGACCTTGCAGTGAGAGCATCATTAGTCTGGACACCAGCGGAACCCAAACACTCACGTATGCGCAAAGAGAAAAACAAAGCAACCAAGAATTCGATGATCAG TTCATCAGAGTGGACTCTTAG
- the LOC141288963 gene encoding protocadherin beta-16-like: MSDRTMARQVLLFIWFLSLSSALGQVSYSIPEEMAKGSLVGNIAQDLGLDLKRLKSGKARIYTGDSAEYIELNKERGVLLIKERIDREALCGQTTPCALHFQIILENPMQLYRVTIEVTDVNDNAPMFSKSEMRFEINELSSSGARFLLERAIDHDVGPNGLQSYYLQPTDNFVLKYQNLPDGNKAVEMVLQTPLDREKKDHISLLLTAFDGGEPQMSGTMKIHITVLDANDNAPVCSQSVYKTSIAENSPKGTVLTTVSASDADQGSNGRISFSISSTADKAAEIFEIDPDAGVVKLIGGIDYEISKYYQIDVQARDEGGHTDSCKIIVDVIDTNDNNPIINIISKSSQISEDSKPGTVLAILNIQDVDSNESGKVNCHLNENVPFVIQSSPDGFYSLVTDSNLDRETESGYNISVTCADEGVPSLSSSVPLSLQISDVNDNAPVFDKSSYEASVQENNTPGLSIFTVRARDEDFNQNARVSYILEDSSVNGVPVSSLVSVSADSGVIHAVRSFDYEQIKNFQFRIKAQDGGSSPLSSNVSVKIRIQDQNDNAPQVLYPVQSGASVVAEIVPRSADVGYLVTKVVAVDVDSGQNAWLSYKLQKATDRALFEVGLQNGEIRTVRQVTDKDAVKQRLTVVVEDNGQPSRSATVNVNVAVADSFPEVLSEFTDFTQDKDYNDNLTFYLVLALAVVSFLFIVSIIAILSVKCYRWRRERMFYKSGANLPVIPYYPPLYADVGGTGTLQHVYNYEVCRTTDSRKSDLKYGRPCSESIISLDTNGTQTLTHAQRGKLSEEFDQSERQNLRAQSKEKRED; the protein is encoded by the exons ATGTCGGACAGAACAATGGCGCGGCAAGTACTGCTGTTTATTTGGTTTCTTTCTCTCAGTTCGGCTCTCGGGCAGGTCAGTTACTCCATTCCTGAGGAAATGGCGAAAGGCTCTCTAGTCGGGAACATAGCGCAGGATTTGGGTTTAGATTTAAAGAGACTGAAATCGGGCAAAGCGCGTATTTATACAGGTGACAGCGCTGAATACATCGAGCTGAATAAAGAGAGAGGAGTCCTCCTTATCAAAGAAAGAATAGACCGAGAGGCGCTATGCGGACAAACAACGCCTTGCGCTCTTCATTTTCAGATTATACTCGAAAATCCGATGCAGTTGTACCGCGTTACAATTGAGGTCACAGATGTAAACGACAATGCACCGATGTTTAGTAAGAGTGAGATGAGATTTGAAATAAATGAATTGTCTTCATCAGGAGCCAGATTTCTTTTAGAGAGGGCTATTGATCATGACGTCGGTCCAAATGGTCTGCAGAGTTATTATTTACAACCGACAGATAATTTTGTTTTGAAATATCAGAATCTTCCCGATGGAAATAAAGCTGTCGAAATGGTTCTCCAAACGCCCTTAGATCGAGAAAAAAAAGATCATATATCTTTGCTTTTAACGGCATTTGACGGAGGCGAGCCCCAGATGTCTGGTACAATGAAGATACATATTACAGTTTTGGATGCTAATGATAACGCCCCTGTGTGTTCACAGTCCGTATACAAAACTAGCATAGCTGAAAATTCGCCAAAAGGCACAGTTTTAACGACAGTTAGTGCTTCTGATGCTGACCAAGGTTCAAATGGTAGAATATCGTTCTCCATTTCAAGTACCGCGGACAAAGCGGCAGAGATTTTTGAAATAGATCCTGATGCTGGTGTTGTAAAGCTTATTGGGGGCATAGATTACGAAATAAGTAAGTATTATCAAATTGATGTTCAGGCTCGAGATGAAGGCGGTCACACAGATTCGTGTAAAATAATTGTTGACGTTATTGACACAAACGATAATAATcccattataaatattatttcaaaatcAAGCCAGATATCAGAGGATTCAAAACCTGGCACTGTTTTAGCAATATTAAATATTCAAGACGTAGACTCGAATGAAAGCGGCAAAGTTAATTGTCACTTAAATGAAAATGTTCCATTCGTCATTCAGTCTTCACCCGATGGTTTCTATAGTTTAGTCACCGATAGTAATTTAGACCGAGAGACCGAGTCTGGGTATAACATCAGTGTGACTTGCGCTGATGAGGGCGTGCCTTCCCTCTCCAGCAGCGTCCCTCTCTCCTTACAGATATCAGATGTGAATGATAACGCGCCTGTCTTTGACAAAAGCTCATATGaggcctcagttcaagagaacaACACACCGGGTCTTTCCATATTTACAGTCAGAGCCAGAGACGAAGATTTTAACCAGAATGCCCGTGTGTCTTATATTCTGGAGGACTCGTCGGTTAACGGAGTGCCCGTCTCCTCGTTAGTATCCGTTAGTGCAGATAGTGGAGTTATACATGCAGTTCGATCTTTCGATTATGAGCAGATCAAAAATTTCCAGTTTCGCATAAAAGCGCAGGACGGAGGCTCCTCTCCTCTCAGCAGCAACGTGAGCGTAAAAATAAGGATTCAGGACCAGAATGACAACGCCCCTCAGGTTCTGTATCCGGTCCAGTCAGGTGCTTCTGTGGTGGCTGAAATAGTGCCTCGTTCGGCTGATGTGGGTTATCTGGTGACTAAAGTGGTGGCTGTTGATGTGGACTCTGGACAGAATGCGTGGCTCTCATATAAACTGCAGAAAGCCACAGACAGGGCGCTGTTTGAAGTGGGTTTACAGAATGGAGAAATAAGAACTGTACGCCAAGTAACAGATAAAGATGCTGTCAAGCAAAGACTCACTGTTGTAGTGGAAGACAACGGGCAGCCCTCTCGATCAGCTACAGTCAATGTTAACGTGGCGGTGGCGGACAGCTTCCCTGAAGTGCTCTCGGAGTTCACTGACTTTACGCAGGACAAAGACTACAACGACAACCTGACTTTCTATCTGGTTTTGGCTTTGGCTGTGGTTTCGTTTCTCTTTATCGTGTCTATCATTGCCATACTATCAGTCAAATGCTACAGATGGAGACGCGAGCGGATGTTTTACAAATCTGGAGCGAATCTTCCAGTTATTCCATATTATCCGCCTCTTTACGCAGACGTAGGAGGCACAGGAACTTTACAGCACGTGTACAATTATGAGGTTTGCAGAACCACGGACTCCAGAAAAAGTGATCTGAAATACGGCAGACCTTGCAGTGAGAGCATCATTAGTCTGGACACCAACGGAACACAGACACTCACGCATGCGCAAAGAGGAAAACTTAGCGAAGAATTTGATCAG AGTGAGAGACAGAACCTGAGAGCACAGTCTAAGGAGAAGAGAGAAGACTAA
- the LOC141288964 gene encoding protocadherin beta-16-like, whose translation MSDRTMARQVLLFIWFLSLRSVLGQVSYSIPEEMSKGSLVGNIAQDLGLDLKRLKSGKARIYTGDSAEYIELNKERGVLLIKERIDREALCGQTTPCALHFQIILENPMEFFSITIEIIDINDNTPNFEKSRIIFRISESAVLGSKFMLEPAIDLDVGINGLQSYMLKPTDNFNLKFKNQPGDGENVEMVLQKPLDREKQHDIKLVLTAIDGGDPQLSGSIEIHITVLDVNDNAPVFVQSLYKATVTENAPKETIVSTVSANDPDEGINGKIEYSIANRQGDAKQLFGINQDNGQVTVVGIIDFEKSRSYEISVQASDHGGLTDSCKIIVDVIDINDNKPVINIMSKTNVIAENSASETVVTMINVQDLDSGDNGKVQCSVNENIPFTLKSTNANFFSLVTDGDLDRERESEFNISVTCADEGVPSLSSSVTLSLQISDVNDNAPVFDKSSYEASVQENNTPGLSIFTVRARDADFNQNARVSYILEDSPVNGVPVSSLVSVSADSGVIHAVRSFDYEQIRDFQFRVIAQDGGSPPLTSNVSVKIRIQDQNDNAPQVLYPVQSGASVVAEIVPRSADVGYLVTKVVAVDVDSGQNAWLSYKLQRATDRALFEVGLQNGEIRTVRQVTDKDAVKQRLTVVVEDNGQPSRSATVNVNVAVADSFPEVLSEFTDFTHDKDYNDNLTFYLVLALAVVSFLFIVSIIAILSVKCYRWRRERMFYKSGANLPVIPYYPPLYADVGATGTLQHVYNYEVCRTTDSRKSDLKYGRPCSESIISLDTSGTQTLTHAQRGKLINDQFDDQFKEQICCSSTHIIFISLDREKLRAHSEEEKEDEHGDTVFSIIFI comes from the exons ATGTCGGACAGAACAATGGCGCGGCAAGTACTGCTGTTTATTTGGTTTCTTTCTCTCCGTTCGGTTCTCGGGCAGGTCAGTTACTCTATTCCTGAGGAAATGTCGAAAGGCTCTTTAGTTGGGAACATAGCGCAAGATTTGGGGTTAGATCTAAAAAGACTGAAATCAGGTAAAGCGCGTATTTATACAGGAGACAGCGCTGAATACATCGAGCTGAATAAAGAAAGAGGAGTCCTCCTCATCAAAGAGAGAATAGACCGAGAGGCGCTATGCGGACAGACAACGCCTTGCGCCCTACATTTTCAGATCATTCTCGAAAACCCAATGGAATTTTTTAGTATCACCATTGAAATAATAGATATTAATGATAACACTCCCAATTTTGAGAAGAGTAGAATTATTTTTAGAATTAGCGAATCAGCTGTTTTAGGATCTAAATTTATGTTAGAGCCTGCTATAGATCTCGATGTGGGAATCAATGGCCTTCAAAGCTATATGCTAAAACCCACTGATAACTTTAAtcttaaatttaaaaatcaaccAGGAGATGGGGAAAATGTCGAAATGGTTCTGCAAAAGCCTTTAGATCGGGAAAAACAGCATGATATAAAATTAGTGCTCACAGCTATTGATGGAGGAGATCCTCAGTTGTCTGGCAGTATAGAGATTCACATTACAGTTTTAGACGTAAACGACAATGCTCCTGTTTTCGTGCAGTCACTTTATAAAGCGACTGTAACAGAGAATGCGCCAAAAGAGACTATTGTGTCAACAGTAAGTGCAAATGACCCCGACGAGGGAATAAATGGTAAAATAGAGTATTCTATTGCAAACAGGCAGGGTGATGCCAAACAGTTATTTGGCATAAATCAAGATAATGGCCAAGTTACAGTGGTCGGAATAATAGACTTTGAAAAATCTCGCAGTTACGAAATAAGCGTTCAAGCGAGTGATCACGGAGGTCTGACAGATTCATGTAAAATCATAGTTGATGTAATTGATATAAATGATAATAAACCAGTGATCAATATTATGTCCAAAACAAACGTAATAGCTGAAAATTCTGCGTCTGAAACTGTGGTTACGATGATAAATGTGCAGGATCTTGATTCTGGAGACAATGGGAAAGTTCAATGTTCAGTTAATGAGAACATTCCTTTTACCTTGAAGTCGACAAATGCCAATTTCTTCAGTTTAGTCACAGATGGTGATTTAGACCGAGAGCGCGAATCTGAGTTTAACATCAGTGTGACTTGCGCTGATGAGGGCGTGCCCTCTCTCTCCAGCAGCGTCACTCTCTCCTTACAGATATCAGATGTAAATGATAACGCGCCTGTCTTTGACAAGAGTTCATATGAGGCCTCGGTTCAAGAAAACAACACACCTGGTCTTTCTATATTCACAGTCAGAGCCAGAGACGCAGATTTTAACCAAAATGCCCGTGTTTCTTACATACTAGAGGACTCGCCGGTTAACGGAGTGCCTGTCTCCTCGTTAGTGTCCGTTAGTGCTGATAGTGGAGTCATACATGCAGTACGATCTTTTGATTACGAGCAGATCAGAGATTTCCAGTTCCGCGTAATAGCACAGGACGGAGGCTCACCTCCACTCACTAGCAACGTGAGCGTAAAAATAAGGATTCAGGACCAGAATGACAACGCGCCTCAGGTTCTGTATCCGGTCCAGTCAGGTGCTTCTGTGGTGGCTGAAATAGTGCCTCGTTCGGCTGATGTGGGTTATCTGGTGACTAAAGTGGTGGCTGTTGATGTGGACTCTGGACAGAATGCCTGGCTCTCATATAAACTGCAGAGAGCCACAGACAGGGCGCTGTTTGAAGTGGGCTTACAGAATGGAGAAATAAGAACTGTACGCCAAGTGACAGATAAAGATGCTGTCAAACAAAGACTCACTGTTGTAGTGGAGGACAACGGACAGCCCTCTCGATCAGCTACAGTCAATGTTAATGTGGCAGTGGCGGACAGCTTTCCTGAAGTGCTCTCGGAGTTCACTGACTTTACGCACGACAAGGACTACAACGACAACCTGACTTTCTATCTGGTCTTGGCCTTGGCTGTAGTTTCGTTTCTCTTTATCGTGTCTATCATTGCCATACTGTCAGTCAAATGCTACAGATGGAGACGCGAGCGGATGTTTTACAAATCTGGAGCGAATCTTCCAGTTATTCCGTATTATCCGCCTCTTTACGCAGACGTAGGGGCCACAGGAACTTTACAGCACGTGTACAATTATGAGGTTTGCAGAACCACTGACTCCAGAAAGAGTGATCTAAAATATGGCAGACCTTGCAGTGAGAGCATCATTAGTCTGGACACCAGCGGAACACAGACACTCACGCATGCGCAAAGAGGAAAACTGATCAATGACCAATTTGATGACCAG TTTAAAGAGCAGATCTGCTGCAGTTCCACCCATATCATCTTCATATCATTAGATAGAGAGAAGCTGAGAGCCCACTCTGAGGAGGAGAAAGAAGACGAACACGGAGATACTGTATTTAGTATCATTTTTATTTGA